A stretch of Clostridium formicaceticum DNA encodes these proteins:
- a CDS encoding PfaD family polyunsaturated fatty acid/polyketide biosynthesis protein — MKKTDYETNKLEDALKFTPEKLGCSEFKKDYNLKFAYLTGGMYKGIASKEMVVKMGKAGMMGFFGTGGLELSQIKEAIEYFQKELSPEQTYGLNFLHNMNNPEGEEKMIDLFLSYGVKNIEAAAFISITPALVKYRAKGLKRDSQGNVIGVNRIIAKVSRGEVAEVFLNSAPERILNKLLAEKKITWEEADLLKVIPMADDICVEADSAGHTDGGVAYTLMSSIIKLRDEIMEKYKYHKKVRIGAAGGIGTPAAVAASFVMGADFITTGSINQCTVEAATSNSVKNLLQKINVQDTEYAPAGDMFEIGAKVQVVKKGIFFPARANKLYELYRKHNSLDEIDEKIKDQIQEKFFKRSFEEVYEEIKSFYPLQEIEKAERNPKHKMALIFRWYFGYTTGLALNGTEECKVDYQVHCGPALGAFNQWVKGTSLENWQERHVDEIAVKLMNGAATLLNQYYKDYI; from the coding sequence ATGAAAAAAACTGATTATGAAACTAATAAATTAGAAGATGCATTGAAATTCACTCCTGAAAAGCTGGGATGTTCGGAATTTAAAAAGGACTATAACCTGAAATTTGCCTATCTCACAGGTGGCATGTATAAAGGTATTGCCTCCAAAGAAATGGTAGTAAAGATGGGAAAAGCGGGTATGATGGGTTTTTTTGGGACAGGTGGTTTGGAACTGTCGCAAATTAAAGAGGCAATTGAGTATTTTCAAAAGGAACTTTCGCCAGAACAAACTTACGGATTAAATTTTCTACATAACATGAATAATCCCGAAGGTGAAGAAAAAATGATTGATTTATTTTTGTCATATGGAGTTAAAAATATTGAAGCAGCCGCATTTATAAGTATTACGCCTGCTTTGGTAAAATATCGTGCTAAAGGTTTAAAAAGGGATTCTCAGGGAAATGTTATTGGCGTAAACAGAATTATAGCTAAGGTATCTCGAGGGGAGGTAGCAGAAGTATTTTTAAATTCGGCTCCAGAAAGGATTCTCAATAAACTATTGGCTGAAAAAAAGATTACATGGGAAGAAGCTGATTTGTTGAAGGTAATCCCTATGGCGGATGATATTTGTGTAGAAGCGGATTCGGCTGGTCATACGGATGGTGGAGTGGCGTACACTTTGATGTCATCTATAATTAAATTACGAGATGAAATAATGGAAAAGTATAAGTACCATAAAAAAGTTCGAATTGGAGCAGCTGGTGGGATTGGAACTCCAGCGGCGGTGGCAGCATCTTTTGTAATGGGTGCTGATTTTATTACTACTGGCTCCATCAACCAGTGCACGGTGGAAGCTGCTACCAGCAATTCAGTAAAAAACTTATTGCAAAAAATTAATGTGCAGGATACTGAATATGCACCAGCAGGTGATATGTTTGAAATCGGTGCTAAGGTTCAAGTTGTTAAAAAAGGAATATTCTTTCCAGCCAGAGCTAATAAATTATATGAATTATATCGCAAACATAACTCTTTAGATGAAATTGATGAAAAGATAAAAGATCAAATTCAAGAAAAATTCTTTAAAAGAAGTTTTGAAGAAGTCTATGAAGAAATCAAATCCTTTTATCCTCTTCAAGAGATTGAAAAGGCAGAACGAAACCCGAAACATAAAATGGCATTAATCTTTAGATGGTATTTTGGATATACTACTGGGCTTGCTCTAAATGGAACTGAGGAATGTAAAGTTGATTATCAGGTTCATTGTGGACCAGCTTTAGGGGCGTTTAACCAGTGGGTAAAAGGAACAAGCTTAGAAAACTGGCAAGAACGACATGTTGACGAGATTGCTGTGAAATTGATGAATGGAGCGGCGACGTTATTAAATCAATATTATAAGGATTACATATAG
- the fabD gene encoding ACP S-malonyltransferase has translation MIAYVFPGQGSQYKGMGGNIFNEFNDLTAKADEILGFSIKELCMEDSGDKLGLTQYTQPALYIVNALSYLKRIKDTGVKPDYVAGHSLGEYNALFAAGAYDFETGLKLVKKRGELMSQATKGGMAAVIGLSEEKVKEVLEKNNLQSIDIANYNTPSQIVISGHKEDIEKARLFFEAAEAMSYVVLKVSGAFHSRYMAEASKKFEEYLDSFTFSDLKIPVISNVYARPYKNNQIKKNLVEQIKNSVKWTDTIRYLMGKGEIEQIGPGMVLTSMIKSIEREAHPLIVSDEDWDKEEEGVSSFYFNAETSNCIKDEKN, from the coding sequence ATGATAGCATATGTGTTTCCCGGCCAAGGATCGCAGTATAAAGGAATGGGGGGGAATATTTTCAATGAATTTAATGATTTAACTGCAAAAGCGGATGAAATTCTTGGGTTTTCCATAAAAGAACTTTGTATGGAAGACTCTGGAGATAAATTAGGGTTAACTCAATATACGCAGCCAGCTTTATATATTGTAAATGCTTTAAGCTATCTGAAAAGAATAAAAGACACAGGTGTGAAACCTGATTATGTTGCTGGACACAGTCTGGGAGAATACAACGCATTGTTTGCCGCTGGCGCGTATGATTTTGAGACAGGTTTGAAGCTTGTCAAGAAAAGAGGAGAGTTAATGAGTCAGGCAACCAAAGGAGGAATGGCTGCGGTTATAGGACTTAGTGAGGAAAAGGTAAAGGAAGTTCTTGAAAAGAACAATTTGCAGAGTATAGATATAGCAAACTACAACACACCTTCACAAATCGTAATTTCAGGTCATAAGGAAGATATAGAAAAGGCAAGATTATTTTTCGAAGCTGCTGAAGCGATGAGTTATGTTGTATTGAAAGTGAGTGGAGCATTCCATTCCCGTTACATGGCAGAAGCCAGTAAAAAGTTCGAAGAATATCTTGACAGTTTTACCTTCTCAGACTTAAAAATCCCTGTAATTTCAAATGTATATGCAAGACCATACAAGAATAACCAAATAAAGAAGAACTTAGTTGAACAGATCAAAAATTCAGTAAAATGGACAGATACCATTAGGTATTTAATGGGTAAAGGGGAGATTGAACAGATAGGACCGGGCATGGTTTTAACCAGTATGATTAAAAGCATAGAAAGAGAAGCACATCCGCTCATAGTATCAGATGAGGACTGGGATAAGGAAGAAGAAGGTGTAAGTTCTTTTTATTTTAATGCTGAGACGAGTAACTGTATAAAAGATGAAAAAAACTGA